In Rattus rattus isolate New Zealand chromosome 9, Rrattus_CSIRO_v1, whole genome shotgun sequence, a genomic segment contains:
- the LOC116909095 gene encoding olfactory receptor 1468-like yields MVMDNQSVITQFLLLGLPIAPKHQHLFYALFLAMYLTAILGNLIIIILIILDSHLHTPMYLFLSNLSFSDLCFSSVTMPKLLQNMQSQDTSISYAGCLTQMYFFMVFADMENFLLVVMAYDRYVTICFPLHYMSIMSPKLCVYVVVLFWALTVFYSMLHTLLMARLSFCEDNVIAHFFCDISALLKLACSDIYINELLIFILGGFVVVIPFLLIVVSYVQILSSILKVSSTQGILKVFSTCGSHLSVVSLFYGTIIGLYLCPSANNSTMKVASMSLMYTVVTPMLNPFIYSLRNRDIKDALIRVLCKKKITM; encoded by the coding sequence ATGGTAATGGACAACCAATCTGTTATCACTCAGTTCCTCCTCTTGGGACTGCCCATTGCTCCGAAGCACCAGCACCTGTTCTATGCCCTGTTCCTGGCCATGTACCTCACCGCCATCCTGGGgaacctcatcatcatcatcctcattaTACTGGACTCCcatctccacacacccatgtacttgtTTCTCAGCAACTTGTCCTTCTCTgatctctgcttttcctctgtcaCAATGCCTAAGTTGCTGCAGAACATGCAGAGTCAGGACACATCTATCTCCTATGCTGGCTGTCTGACACAAATGTACTTTTTCATGGTCTTTGCAGACATGGAGAACTTCCTTCTTGTggtcatggcctatgaccgctatgtgacCATCTGCTTCCCCCTTCATTACATGAGCATCATGAGCCCCaagctctgtgtgtatgtggtggtacTGTTCTGGGCACTTACTGTGTTTTACTCCATGTTACACACCCTACTCATGGCTAGATTGTCGTTCTGTGAGGACAATGTGATCGCCCATTTTTTCTGTGACATATCTGCCCTGCTTAAATTGGCCTGCTCTGATATTTATATTAATGAACTATTGATATTTATCTTAGGAGGGTTTGTTGTTGTCATCCCTTTCTTACTCATTGTTGTGTCCTATGTacaaattctctcttccatcctaAAGGTGTCATCTACTCAGGGTATACTCAAGGTCTTCTCCACTTGTGGCTCCCACCTGTCTGTGGTCTCACTGTTCTATGGGACAATTATTGGTCTGTATTTATGTCCATCAGCTAATAACTCTACAATGAAAGTGGCTTCCATGTCCCTGATGTACACAGTGGTGACTCCCATGCTGAATcctttcatctacagcctgaggaacagagaTATTAAAGATGCCCTGATAAGAGTCCTttgcaagaaaaaaatcacaatgtaa
- the LOC116909141 gene encoding olfactory receptor 1468-like, which produces MIKNNQTVISHFLLLGLPIPQEHHYLFYALFLAMYLTTILGNLIIIILIILDIHLHTPMYLFLSNLSFTDLCFSSVTMPKLLQNMQSQDTSISYIGCLTQMYFLMAFANMENFLLVAMAYDRYVAICFPLHYTSIMSPKLCVFLVVLSWVFTMLYSLLHTLLLARLSFCEDNMIPHFFCDISALLKLACSDIYINELMMIILGGLDIIIPFFLIVVSYIQIVSSIFKLSSTRGIHKVFSTCGSHLSVVSLFYGTIIGIYICPSANNSIVVEIIMALMYTVVTPMLNPFIYSLRNRDMKEALIRVLCKKNNSL; this is translated from the coding sequence ATGATAAAGAACAACCAAACTGTCATCTCCCATTTCCTACTCCTGGGGCTGCCAATTCCCCAAGAGCACCATTACCTGTTCTATGCCTTGTTCCTGGCCATGTACCTCACTACCATCCTGGGAaacctcatcatcatcatcctcataaTACTGGACATCcatctccacacacccatgtacttgtTTCTCAGCAACTTGTCCTTCACTgacctctgcttttcctctgtcaCGATGCCCAAGTTGCTACAGAACATGCAGAGCCAGGACACATCCATCTCCTACATAGGTTGTTTGACACAAATGTACTTTTTAATGGCTTTTGCAAACATGGAGAACTTTCTTCTAGtggccatggcctatgaccgctatgtggctatTTGCTTTCCTCTGCATTACACCAGCATCATGAGTCCCAAGCTCTGTGTTTTTCTGGTGGTGCTCTCCTGGGTGTTTACCATGCTGTATTCCCTGTTGCACACCCTACTCTTGGCTAGATTGTCATTCTGTGAGGACAACATGATCCCCCATTTTTTCTGTGACATATCTGCATTGCTCAAGTTGGCCTGCTCTGACATTTATATTAATGAACTTATGATGATTATCTTGGGAGGGCTTGATATtatcatcccattcttcctcattGTTGTGTCCTATATACAAATTGTCTCTTCCATCTTTAAGCTTTCATCTACTCGGGGTATACACAAGGTCTTCTCCACCTGTGGTTCCCATTTATCTGTAGTTTCACTGTTCTATGGGACAATTATTGGTATCTACATATGTCCATCAGCTAATAACTCTATAGTCGTGGAGATCATCATGGCCCTGATGTACACAGTGGTGACTCCCATGCTGAatccatttatatacagcctGAGAAACAGAGATATGAAAGAGGCACTGATAAGAGTCCTTTGCAAGAAGAATAACTCTTTATAA